In Sphingobium sp. B2D3C, a genomic segment contains:
- a CDS encoding PEPxxWA-CTERM sorting domain-containing protein: MASALIAAAPHNERRMFTIPEFASAFVAVPAPEETSLRSAIMGYLRDGCAPEFVNSKGDLTQLVNRADCGPGRSRNQGSSPFAQKPTATPNKSPVAPTAFFAEPEAADFVSNLNSPLIVTQPTLEPSMASFTPPTGGTGGGGGFIPGIPIPLPDFVPPVFGSVPEPSTWALMIAGFGLAGTMMRRRNPVKVTFAAS, encoded by the coding sequence GTGGCCAGCGCCTTGATCGCAGCCGCGCCGCACAATGAGCGCCGGATGTTCACCATCCCCGAGTTCGCCTCGGCGTTCGTCGCCGTGCCCGCGCCGGAAGAGACGTCGCTGCGCTCCGCGATCATGGGCTATCTTCGCGATGGCTGCGCGCCTGAGTTCGTCAATTCCAAGGGTGACCTGACCCAGTTGGTCAATCGCGCCGATTGCGGTCCTGGCCGTTCGCGCAACCAAGGCAGCAGCCCATTCGCGCAGAAGCCGACCGCGACGCCGAACAAGTCGCCGGTTGCGCCGACCGCCTTCTTCGCCGAGCCGGAAGCTGCCGATTTCGTATCGAACCTCAACAGCCCGCTGATCGTGACGCAGCCGACGCTGGAGCCCTCCATGGCCTCCTTCACGCCGCCGACAGGTGGTACGGGCGGTGGCGGCGGGTTCATCCCTGGCATTCCCATTCCCTTGCCCGATTTTGTGCCGCCGGTGTTCGGTTCGGTTCCCGAGCCGTCGACCTGGGCGCTGATGATCGCGGGCTTCGGTCTGGCCGGCACGATGATGCGCCGCCGCAATCCGGTGAAGGTTACCTTCGCCGCCAGCTGA
- the rplJ gene encoding 50S ribosomal protein L10, with translation MDRNEKTEVVSALHESLKEMGVVVVTRNLGLSVAQSTQLRQKMRDAGATYKVTKNRLAKIAIKDTDYASIEEMLVGPVGLATSSDPVAAAKVAIDFAKTNDKLEIVGGAMGTTLLDANGIKALASMPSLDQMRATLIGLIQAPATKLAVVTKEPAAQLARVFNAYATKDAA, from the coding sequence ATGGATCGCAATGAAAAGACCGAGGTCGTTTCCGCGCTTCACGAATCTCTGAAGGAAATGGGCGTGGTCGTCGTGACCCGCAATCTGGGCCTCAGCGTGGCCCAGTCGACCCAGCTCCGTCAGAAGATGCGGGATGCCGGTGCGACCTACAAGGTAACGAAGAACCGCCTTGCCAAGATCGCCATCAAGGACACCGATTATGCCAGCATCGAAGAGATGCTGGTTGGACCGGTGGGCCTGGCGACGTCTTCCGATCCGGTTGCGGCTGCAAAGGTCGCGATCGATTTCGCCAAGACGAACGACAAGCTGGAGATCGTCGGCGGCGCCATGGGCACTACGCTCCTGGACGCCAATGGCATCAAGGCGCTGGCTTCGATGCCGTCGCTCGACCAGATGCGCGCAACGCTGATCGGCCTCATTCAGGCCCCGGCGACCAAGCTCGCAGTCGTCACCAAGGAACCGGCCGCGCAGCTCGCGCGCGTCTTCAACGCTTATGCCACCAAGGACGCTGCCTGA
- a CDS encoding adenine phosphoribosyltransferase, translating to MAETSSLTTTNNDDLKALVRTIPDYPIPGIQFRDVSTLLLDGEGFRATIDRIAAMVDPAQVDLIAGIEARGFIVAAGLSYKLGKGKLMLRKSGKLPGATVGIDYALEYGTDRIEMHQGAVRPGQRVLLVDDLLATGGTALAGAALLRGEGAIVDQAAFVIDLPELGGAERLRDVGITPLSLITFEGH from the coding sequence ATGGCCGAGACATCTTCTCTGACCACGACGAACAATGACGATCTCAAAGCGCTGGTGCGGACCATCCCGGATTATCCGATTCCCGGCATCCAGTTTCGCGACGTTTCGACCCTGTTGCTGGATGGCGAGGGCTTTCGGGCGACGATCGACCGGATCGCGGCAATGGTCGATCCGGCCCAGGTCGACCTCATCGCCGGCATCGAGGCGCGCGGGTTCATCGTCGCGGCCGGGCTTTCCTACAAGCTCGGCAAGGGCAAGCTGATGCTGCGCAAGTCCGGCAAGCTGCCCGGCGCGACGGTCGGCATCGATTATGCGCTCGAATATGGCACCGACCGGATCGAGATGCATCAGGGCGCCGTGCGGCCAGGGCAACGGGTGCTGCTGGTGGACGACCTGCTGGCGACCGGCGGGACCGCGCTCGCCGGCGCTGCCCTGCTGCGGGGCGAAGGTGCCATTGTCGATCAGGCGGCGTTCGTCATCGACCTGCCCGAGCTGGGCGGCGCGGAACGCCTCAGGGACGTGGGCATCACGCCCCTCTCCCTCATCACCTTTGAAGGGCATTGA
- a CDS encoding PQQ-dependent dehydrogenase, methanol/ethanol family: protein MALMTAPLLLAGQDARSGGMQPAHVTSERMRAPDAPASAGSWMAYGRSYDEQRYSPLTQINDKTVQRLGLAWYDDLNTYRGVQATPLVVDGVIYNASAFNIVTAYDGRTGRKLWTYDPQVERQWARLACCGPSTRGIAAWNGKIYVAALDGRLIAVDAQTGKAVWTVQTFDRAHPYSITGAPRVFDGKVVIGHGGADYGVRGFVSAWDAETGKQLWKFYTVPGDPADGPDGEASDAAMKIALPTWHGEWWKYGGGGTAWDSFVYDPALNLVYIGTGNGSPISWHFRSAGKGDNLFLCSIVAVDADTGAYRWHYQAVPEEDWDFTCTQPMMLADLKIKGKTRPVIMQAPKNGFFYVLDRKTGELLSAEKFVPSNWASHIDMKTGRPVLYPGVHLTTTPQRITPSLLAAHSWHPMSFSPKTGLVYFPAMEQSIVYARQRDEDFTFVPFRNNAGFDYAGATPEWAAQRKALQAEADAMEKGYLLAWNPVTQKEVWRVPYSLPGSGGTLATAGNLVFQGTIEKTFAAYRADTGQKLWDMNVDNVAIGGPVTYAIDGVQYVAVNVGWGGSIVAGLSKIPGGFRVSPARLLVFRLDAKGVTLPPLPPPTALPRPPFLRATEAQVRLGAQLYGETCARCHGENARGGLKDLRYMTPDTRAHFLDIVLEGTKADLGMASFKGVLDKTQAEAIHAYLIARGNEDWQDDAVRQ, encoded by the coding sequence ATGGCGCTGATGACGGCGCCGCTGCTCCTCGCGGGACAGGACGCCCGATCAGGCGGCATGCAGCCAGCCCATGTCACCAGCGAGCGGATGCGGGCGCCGGACGCACCCGCCAGCGCCGGCAGCTGGATGGCCTATGGGCGCAGCTATGACGAGCAGCGTTATTCGCCGCTCACCCAGATAAACGACAAGACCGTCCAGCGGCTTGGACTGGCCTGGTACGATGATTTGAACACCTACCGCGGCGTGCAGGCGACACCGCTGGTGGTCGATGGCGTGATCTACAACGCCTCCGCCTTCAACATCGTGACCGCCTATGATGGACGGACCGGCCGCAAGCTGTGGACCTATGATCCGCAGGTCGAGCGGCAATGGGCGCGGCTGGCCTGTTGCGGCCCCTCGACCCGTGGCATTGCGGCGTGGAACGGCAAGATCTACGTCGCCGCGCTCGACGGCCGGCTGATCGCCGTGGATGCGCAGACCGGCAAGGCGGTCTGGACGGTGCAGACCTTCGACCGCGCGCATCCCTATTCCATCACCGGCGCGCCGCGCGTGTTCGATGGCAAGGTGGTGATCGGCCATGGCGGCGCCGACTATGGCGTGCGCGGTTTCGTCAGCGCCTGGGATGCGGAGACCGGAAAACAGCTATGGAAGTTCTACACCGTGCCCGGCGACCCCGCCGATGGCCCCGACGGCGAAGCCTCGGACGCGGCGATGAAGATCGCGCTGCCGACCTGGCACGGGGAGTGGTGGAAATATGGCGGTGGCGGGACTGCGTGGGACAGCTTCGTCTACGATCCGGCGCTCAACCTCGTCTATATCGGCACCGGCAACGGATCGCCGATCAGCTGGCATTTCCGCAGCGCGGGCAAGGGTGACAATCTGTTCCTGTGCTCCATCGTGGCGGTGGATGCCGACACTGGCGCCTATCGCTGGCATTATCAGGCGGTGCCGGAGGAAGACTGGGACTTTACCTGCACCCAGCCGATGATGCTCGCGGACCTGAAGATCAAGGGCAAGACCCGCCCGGTCATCATGCAGGCGCCCAAGAACGGCTTTTTCTACGTGCTCGACCGCAAGACCGGGGAATTGCTCTCGGCCGAGAAATTCGTGCCGAGCAACTGGGCCAGCCATATCGACATGAAGACCGGGCGGCCGGTGCTGTATCCGGGCGTGCATCTGACAACGACGCCCCAGCGCATCACGCCGAGCCTGCTCGCCGCGCATAGCTGGCACCCCATGTCGTTCAGCCCGAAGACCGGGCTGGTCTATTTCCCGGCCATGGAACAATCCATCGTCTATGCCCGGCAGCGGGACGAGGATTTTACCTTCGTGCCGTTCCGCAACAATGCCGGCTTCGATTATGCCGGCGCCACGCCGGAATGGGCCGCGCAGCGCAAGGCCTTGCAGGCAGAGGCGGATGCCATGGAGAAAGGCTATCTGCTCGCCTGGAACCCGGTGACGCAGAAAGAAGTGTGGCGCGTGCCCTATTCACTCCCCGGCTCGGGTGGCACGCTGGCGACGGCGGGCAATCTCGTCTTTCAGGGCACGATCGAGAAGACCTTCGCGGCGTACCGGGCCGACACCGGGCAGAAGCTCTGGGACATGAATGTCGACAATGTCGCCATCGGCGGGCCCGTGACTTACGCCATCGACGGCGTGCAATATGTCGCAGTGAATGTCGGCTGGGGCGGATCGATCGTCGCGGGGCTGAGCAAGATTCCCGGCGGCTTCCGGGTGTCACCGGCGCGGTTGCTGGTGTTCAGGCTGGATGCCAAAGGCGTGACGCTGCCGCCCCTACCGCCGCCGACGGCCCTGCCCCGCCCGCCCTTCCTCCGCGCCACCGAAGCGCAGGTGCGGCTGGGCGCGCAACTTTATGGCGAGACCTGCGCCCGCTGCCATGGCGAGAATGCGCGCGGTGGCCTCAAGGACCTGCGCTACATGACGCCCGACACGCGCGCGCACTTCCTCGATATCGTGCTGGAGGGCACCAAGGCCGATCTGGGCATGGCCAGCTTCAAGGGCGTGCTGGACAAGACACAGGCGGAGGCGATCCACGCCTACCTCATCGCGCGCGGCAATGAGGATTGGCAGGACGATGCCGTGCGGCAATGA
- a CDS encoding purine phosphorylase — MRILMLAALPEEADAFLPDAGDRLDGDWPLVRRVDTGRHLVHIATTGIGKVNIAAAAARLHAIHAADMLMIFGTAGKLSALAGDCFWLARAVQHDYGARRPDAFVHYPAGAWPMGPANVTPYAAMPDPGSALPHACIASGDAFIEDGAYAAHLVAALDADIVDMETGALAQYAAQCGLPWGGIKAATDDANPDSAGDFHANLRAASRRAALAMERVLDLL; from the coding sequence ATGCGCATCCTGATGCTCGCCGCCCTGCCCGAAGAGGCCGATGCCTTCCTGCCGGATGCGGGGGACAGGCTGGACGGCGACTGGCCGCTGGTGCGCCGCGTCGACACCGGGCGCCATCTGGTGCACATCGCGACGACCGGGATCGGCAAGGTCAACATCGCCGCGGCCGCCGCGCGGCTGCATGCGATTCACGCAGCGGATATGCTGATGATCTTCGGGACGGCCGGCAAGCTGAGCGCCCTCGCCGGCGATTGCTTCTGGCTCGCCCGCGCCGTCCAGCATGATTATGGCGCGCGTCGCCCGGATGCCTTCGTGCACTATCCCGCTGGCGCCTGGCCGATGGGGCCGGCAAATGTCACGCCTTATGCGGCCATGCCCGATCCCGGCAGCGCCCTGCCCCATGCTTGCATCGCCAGCGGTGACGCGTTCATCGAGGATGGCGCCTATGCGGCCCACCTCGTTGCTGCGCTGGATGCCGACATCGTCGACATGGAAACCGGCGCGCTCGCCCAATATGCCGCCCAGTGCGGCCTCCCCTGGGGCGGCATCAAGGCGGCGACGGACGATGCCAATCCCGACAGTGCCGGGGATTTCCACGCCAACCTCCGCGCCGCCTCCCGCCGGGCCGCGCTTGCCATGGAACGGGTGCTCGACCTGCTTTGA
- a CDS encoding TIGR02281 family clan AA aspartic protease, which translates to MIGIHLEFGSIMAAMASIAVALSNPFTDHQNIQKEAAANIAVPEAAVLDASAIHLPANTVQRHADGLFYVEAKANGHSIRFVVDTGATVVVLNRADAAKLGLTYESLPGRAQMRTVNGSSAMRWAKIERMEMAGKRIEQISAAVVDGALPVSLMGQNALQQLGTVTLSGDTLTIH; encoded by the coding sequence ATGATCGGCATCCATCTCGAATTCGGTAGCATCATGGCGGCAATGGCATCCATTGCCGTCGCCCTGAGCAACCCGTTCACGGATCACCAGAACATCCAGAAGGAAGCCGCCGCAAACATCGCCGTGCCGGAGGCCGCAGTCCTGGACGCCTCGGCCATCCACCTGCCTGCCAATACCGTGCAGCGCCATGCCGACGGCCTCTTCTATGTCGAGGCGAAGGCCAACGGCCACTCGATCCGCTTCGTGGTGGATACCGGCGCGACGGTCGTCGTGCTCAATCGCGCCGACGCGGCCAAGCTCGGCCTGACTTATGAGAGCCTGCCCGGTCGCGCGCAGATGCGCACCGTCAACGGATCGTCCGCGATGCGCTGGGCGAAGATCGAGCGGATGGAAATGGCCGGCAAGCGCATCGAGCAGATCAGCGCCGCCGTGGTCGATGGCGCCCTGCCGGTTTCGCTGATGGGCCAGAATGCGCTCCAGCAACTCGGCACCGTCACCCTGAGCGGCGACACCTTGACGATCCACTGA
- the rplK gene encoding 50S ribosomal protein L11: MAKKITGYIKLQVPAGAANPSPPIGPALGQRGVNIMEFCKAFNAATEKEQKGTPLPTIITVYADRSFSFVTKKPPATYLIKQAVNLKSGSKEPGKVSAGKITRAQLAEIAEAKMVDLNANDIEAATKIIEGSARAMGLTVVEG, encoded by the coding sequence ATGGCCAAGAAAATCACGGGCTATATCAAGCTCCAGGTGCCCGCTGGAGCCGCTAACCCCTCGCCGCCGATCGGCCCTGCCCTGGGTCAGCGCGGCGTGAACATCATGGAATTCTGCAAGGCGTTCAACGCGGCGACCGAGAAGGAGCAGAAGGGTACGCCCCTGCCCACGATCATCACCGTCTACGCTGACCGCAGCTTCTCCTTCGTCACCAAGAAGCCGCCGGCAACCTATCTCATCAAGCAGGCCGTGAACCTCAAGTCCGGCTCCAAGGAGCCAGGCAAGGTCTCCGCCGGCAAGATCACGCGTGCCCAGCTCGCCGAGATCGCCGAAGCGAAGATGGTCGACCTCAATGCCAACGACATCGAGGCCGCGACGAAGATCATCGAAGGCAGCGCCCGCGCGATGGGCCTGACCGTGGTGGAGGGCTAA
- the rplA gene encoding 50S ribosomal protein L1, translating into MAKLTKKAKAMAAAVDANKLHGVDEAIALIKKNATAKFDETVEVAMNLGVDPRHADQMVRGVVTLPAGTGKDVRVAVFARADKADAAKAAGAEIVGAEDLLEHIQNGNFDFDRVIATPDMMGLVGRLGKVLGPKGLMPNPKLGTVTPNVAEAVKAAKGGQIEFRVEKAGIIHAGLGKASFTEADLRKNFDAFVDAIVKAKPSGSKGKYVRKIALSSSMGPGVKVDVAQVASA; encoded by the coding sequence ATGGCAAAGCTGACCAAGAAGGCCAAGGCAATGGCCGCCGCAGTCGATGCGAACAAGCTGCACGGCGTCGATGAAGCCATCGCGCTCATCAAGAAGAACGCCACCGCCAAGTTCGACGAGACCGTCGAAGTCGCGATGAACCTGGGCGTCGACCCGCGTCACGCCGACCAGATGGTCCGTGGCGTCGTCACCCTGCCCGCCGGCACCGGCAAGGATGTGCGCGTTGCCGTCTTCGCCCGCGCCGACAAGGCTGATGCCGCCAAGGCAGCCGGCGCCGAGATCGTGGGTGCCGAGGATCTGCTCGAGCACATCCAGAACGGCAATTTCGACTTCGACCGCGTGATCGCGACGCCCGACATGATGGGTCTGGTCGGTCGCCTCGGTAAGGTGCTGGGTCCCAAGGGCCTGATGCCGAACCCGAAGCTCGGCACCGTCACGCCGAACGTCGCTGAAGCCGTGAAGGCGGCTAAGGGCGGCCAGATCGAGTTCCGCGTCGAGAAGGCCGGTATCATCCACGCCGGTCTCGGCAAGGCCAGCTTCACCGAAGCCGACCTGCGCAAGAACTTCGACGCCTTCGTCGATGCCATTGTGAAGGCCAAGCCCTCGGGCTCGAAGGGCAAGTATGTCCGCAAGATCGCTCTGTCGTCCTCGATGGGCCCGGGCGTAAAGGTGGACGTGGCTCAGGTCGCCTCGGCCTGA
- a CDS encoding superoxide dismutase family protein, whose amino-acid sequence MMAHFAASPLLLAATGLCLALQGCGAKAPAGPMPTPEPFAEAILYDGQGNRTGVATLVPEDGHMRGSVEVTRGLTPGAHGMHIHAIGKCTLPDFVSAGGHLNPESKQHGTENPQGPHAGDLPMVTADARGAAKVTFMAHTNMATLLDDDGAALVIHADADDMRTDPTGNSGGRVMCGVFYRKES is encoded by the coding sequence ATGATGGCTCATTTTGCTGCTTCCCCCCTCCTCCTCGCCGCCACCGGCCTCTGCCTGGCCTTGCAGGGCTGCGGCGCCAAGGCCCCGGCGGGGCCGATGCCCACGCCCGAACCTTTCGCCGAGGCGATCCTGTATGATGGCCAGGGCAACCGCACCGGTGTCGCGACGCTGGTGCCGGAAGACGGCCATATGCGCGGCAGCGTCGAGGTGACGCGCGGGCTGACGCCGGGCGCGCACGGGATGCACATTCACGCCATCGGCAAATGCACCCTGCCCGATTTCGTATCGGCCGGCGGCCACCTCAACCCCGAAAGCAAGCAGCACGGCACCGAGAACCCGCAAGGCCCCCATGCCGGGGACCTGCCCATGGTGACCGCTGACGCGCGCGGCGCTGCCAAGGTAACGTTCATGGCGCACACCAACATGGCGACCCTGCTGGACGACGATGGCGCGGCGCTGGTGATCCACGCAGACGCCGACGACATGCGCACCGACCCCACGGGCAATAGTGGCGGCCGGGTGATGTGCGGCGTGTTCTACCGCAAGGAATCCTGA
- the nusG gene encoding transcription termination/antitermination protein NusG — MARWYIIHAYSGFENKVRESILSEAERMGLAQLIEQVEVPTETVTEVKRGKKVQVERKNMPGYVLAKLSMNDDIYHLIKNTPKVTGFLGNSGKPQPISEAEAARFFGAREEAAAQPRHKVNVDYEIGDSVKVMSGPFASFIGTVEELDFEKSRVKVSVSIFGRATPVELDFEEVELSK; from the coding sequence ATGGCGCGCTGGTACATCATCCACGCTTATTCGGGCTTCGAGAACAAGGTCCGCGAGTCCATCCTGTCCGAAGCCGAGCGCATGGGTCTGGCCCAGCTCATCGAGCAGGTCGAGGTGCCGACCGAGACCGTGACCGAAGTGAAGCGCGGCAAGAAGGTTCAGGTCGAGCGCAAGAACATGCCGGGCTATGTGCTCGCCAAGCTCAGCATGAACGATGATATCTACCACCTCATCAAGAACACGCCCAAGGTCACCGGCTTCCTCGGCAATTCCGGCAAGCCGCAGCCGATCAGCGAGGCGGAAGCCGCCCGCTTCTTCGGCGCGCGCGAGGAAGCCGCCGCCCAGCCGCGTCACAAGGTCAATGTCGATTACGAGATCGGCGACAGCGTGAAGGTGATGAGCGGCCCGTTCGCCAGCTTCATCGGCACCGTCGAGGAACTGGATTTCGAGAAGAGCCGCGTGAAGGTCTCGGTTTCGATCTTCGGCCGCGCGACGCCGGTGGAACTGGACTTCGAGGAAGTCGAGCTTTCCAAATAA
- a CDS encoding spermidine synthase, with translation MKPREHLGTAKVPGGEDLRLFRRGDDFMIVLDRNELMNSRMSGSEKALALMTLERLPSRAGRHLLIGGYGMGFTLRAALGALDAQAKVTVAELVPEIIEWARGPMAELAAGCLDDPRVDLVHSDVAELIEEGQGRYDAILLDVDNGPDGLTVPANDRLYAARGLSQAMRALKPGGILAVWSAGSDEAFTRRLKSAGFIVDEVAVKARENGKGPRHVIWFAQRRG, from the coding sequence ATGAAGCCCCGCGAACATCTCGGCACGGCAAAGGTGCCCGGCGGCGAGGATCTGCGCCTGTTCCGGCGCGGCGACGATTTCATGATCGTGCTGGACCGCAACGAACTGATGAACAGCCGGATGAGCGGATCGGAAAAGGCGCTGGCGCTGATGACGCTGGAGCGGCTGCCGTCCCGCGCGGGGCGGCATCTGCTGATCGGTGGCTATGGCATGGGCTTCACGCTGCGCGCGGCGCTGGGCGCGCTCGATGCGCAGGCGAAGGTCACGGTGGCCGAGCTGGTGCCGGAGATCATCGAATGGGCGCGGGGGCCGATGGCCGAATTGGCCGCCGGCTGTCTCGATGATCCGCGCGTGGATCTCGTCCACAGCGACGTCGCCGAGCTGATCGAGGAAGGGCAGGGGCGCTACGATGCCATCTTGCTCGACGTCGATAATGGTCCCGACGGCCTCACCGTGCCGGCCAATGACCGGCTCTATGCCGCGCGCGGCCTCTCCCAGGCGATGCGGGCGCTCAAGCCGGGCGGCATTCTCGCCGTCTGGTCCGCCGGCTCGGACGAAGCCTTCACCCGCCGGCTGAAGAGCGCCGGGTTCATCGTCGACGAGGTGGCGGTGAAGGCGCGGGAGAACGGCAAGGGGCCGCGCCACGTCATCTGGTTCGCCCAGCGGCGCGGCTAG
- a CDS encoding HPP family protein — translation MTTERLFKPILAGARLMPRLLAVIGATAGIGLTIVLCLQFPIAYADLPIIVAPIGASAVLVFAVPTSPLAQPWSVVGGNILSALVGVAAARWIPPMALAAGVAVGGAILVMSLCRCLHPPGGAAALTAVIGSQGIHDAGYAFAFAPVGLNSIALVSLAMFFHRMTGHSYPHQPAAPAIQSAQMREASGLHSEDIDKALEDMDESFDISRDDLALLLSQAELHALARRTTGQK, via the coding sequence ATGACCACAGAGCGCCTCTTCAAACCGATCCTTGCCGGCGCCCGGCTGATGCCGCGCCTGCTGGCGGTGATCGGCGCGACGGCGGGGATCGGGCTGACGATCGTGCTCTGCCTGCAATTCCCGATCGCTTACGCCGATCTGCCGATCATTGTCGCGCCCATTGGCGCTTCGGCAGTTCTGGTCTTTGCCGTGCCGACCAGTCCGCTCGCCCAGCCCTGGTCCGTGGTGGGCGGGAACATCCTCTCGGCACTGGTGGGCGTGGCGGCGGCCCGCTGGATTCCGCCCATGGCGCTGGCCGCCGGCGTGGCTGTCGGCGGCGCGATCCTCGTGATGTCGCTCTGCCGCTGCCTGCACCCGCCCGGCGGGGCGGCGGCGCTGACCGCCGTGATCGGCAGCCAAGGCATTCACGATGCCGGCTATGCCTTCGCCTTTGCGCCCGTTGGGCTCAATTCCATCGCGCTGGTGTCACTTGCCATGTTCTTCCATCGCATGACCGGTCACAGCTATCCGCATCAGCCGGCTGCGCCCGCAATCCAGAGCGCGCAGATGCGAGAGGCATCAGGGCTGCACAGCGAGGATATCGACAAGGCGCTGGAGGATATGGACGAGAGTTTCGACATCAGCCGGGACGATCTCGCCCTGCTGCTCTCCCAGGCGGAGCTTCATGCGCTGGCGCGGCGCACCACCGGGCAAAAGTGA
- the rplL gene encoding 50S ribosomal protein L7/L12, translated as MADINSLVDQLSALTVLEAAELSKALEEKWGVSAAAAVAVAAPAGGAGGDAPAAEEKTEFDVILVNDGGKKINVIKEVRAITGLGLTEAKALVEGAPKAVKEGVNKAESEELKKKLEEAGATVEIK; from the coding sequence ATGGCTGATATCAACTCGCTCGTCGACCAGCTCTCCGCGCTGACCGTTCTCGAAGCTGCTGAGCTGTCGAAGGCTCTCGAAGAGAAGTGGGGCGTTTCCGCTGCTGCCGCAGTCGCAGTTGCTGCGCCCGCCGGTGGCGCCGGTGGCGATGCCCCCGCTGCTGAAGAGAAGACCGAGTTCGACGTGATCCTCGTCAACGACGGTGGCAAGAAGATCAACGTCATCAAGGAAGTCCGCGCCATCACCGGTCTCGGCCTGACGGAAGCCAAGGCGCTCGTCGAAGGCGCGCCGAAGGCTGTGAAGGAAGGCGTGAACAAGGCGGAGTCCGAAGAGCTGAAGAAGAAGCTCGAGGAAGCCGGCGCGACCGTCGAGATCAAGTAA
- a CDS encoding MFS transporter — translation MASAPRSIDIATFINERKLGPFNFRLIVLSWLITVFDGFDMMLISFTAPWMRDELSLSTHQLGNVFSAGLFGMMVGGFAFAYIGDRIGRRQTIIGAAFAFGILTTATALAQSYEALLILRFLDGFAIGGMLPLAWALNIEYVPTKYRSTVVTVIMVGYSLGSSLAGPVTVWLAPTYGWEGVFVFGGLGTIVCAFALLFWLPESVRFLASKNLKPDLIAKTLNKVDPTLGATAQDRFELSDEKQDTSNFTAAKLFKGDLKWLTPLLWLAYIASTLAVYFKANWGPIVYEDLKFSRETAAYVSSIGGIAGAVLGLLLMRFTDGKGPLAVAVYPAVAFPLLLLVGLVPMEPTLFLIVSVAATSFVGGAHFGILSIAGVFYPSAIRANGAGWATSVAKIGGIAGPIIGAFVLASGLPIVRSFAILALCPAVLALCALGIGMIVKRRKAPADVLNTAQPAPAE, via the coding sequence ATGGCCAGCGCGCCCCGCTCGATCGATATCGCCACGTTCATCAATGAGCGGAAGCTCGGCCCGTTCAATTTCCGGCTGATCGTTCTCTCTTGGTTGATCACGGTGTTCGACGGGTTCGACATGATGCTGATCAGCTTCACCGCGCCCTGGATGCGCGATGAGTTGAGCCTTTCCACCCACCAGCTGGGCAATGTGTTTTCTGCCGGTCTGTTCGGCATGATGGTCGGCGGTTTTGCCTTCGCATACATTGGCGATCGGATCGGCCGGCGACAGACGATCATCGGCGCCGCCTTCGCATTCGGCATTTTGACCACCGCCACCGCGCTGGCGCAGAGCTATGAAGCCCTTCTCATCCTGCGCTTCCTCGATGGCTTTGCCATTGGTGGCATGCTGCCGCTCGCCTGGGCGCTCAACATCGAATATGTGCCCACCAAATACCGCTCGACCGTGGTGACGGTGATCATGGTCGGCTACAGCCTCGGCTCCTCGCTGGCCGGGCCGGTGACCGTGTGGCTTGCCCCCACCTATGGCTGGGAGGGCGTGTTCGTTTTCGGCGGCCTCGGCACGATCGTCTGCGCCTTTGCCCTGTTGTTCTGGTTGCCGGAATCGGTACGCTTCCTCGCCAGCAAGAACCTCAAGCCGGACCTGATCGCCAAGACGTTGAACAAGGTCGATCCCACGCTCGGCGCGACCGCGCAGGACCGCTTCGAGCTCAGCGACGAGAAGCAGGATACCAGCAATTTCACCGCCGCCAAGCTGTTCAAGGGCGACCTCAAATGGCTGACGCCGCTGCTCTGGCTGGCCTATATCGCCAGTACGCTGGCCGTCTATTTCAAGGCCAATTGGGGCCCTATCGTCTATGAGGATCTCAAATTCTCGCGCGAGACGGCGGCCTATGTCTCGTCCATCGGCGGCATCGCCGGCGCGGTGCTAGGCCTGCTGCTGATGCGCTTTACCGATGGCAAGGGGCCCCTTGCGGTCGCGGTCTATCCGGCCGTCGCCTTCCCGCTGCTGCTGCTTGTCGGCCTGGTGCCGATGGAGCCGACGCTCTTCCTGATCGTCTCGGTCGCCGCGACCAGCTTCGTGGGCGGCGCGCATTTCGGCATTCTGTCGATTGCCGGCGTCTTCTATCCCTCCGCAATCCGGGCGAACGGCGCCGGCTGGGCAACATCCGTAGCCAAGATCGGCGGCATTGCAGGGCCGATCATCGGCGCGTTCGTGCTGGCGAGCGGCCTGCCGATCGTTCGCAGCTTTGCCATTCTGGCGCTGTGCCCTGCCGTTCTGGCACTGTGCGCGCTCGGCATCGGCATGATCGTGAAGCGCCGCAAAGCACCGGCGGACGTGCTGAACACGGCACAGCCCGCGCCGGCCGAATGA